A region of Takifugu flavidus isolate HTHZ2018 chromosome 2, ASM371156v2, whole genome shotgun sequence DNA encodes the following proteins:
- the LOC130516500 gene encoding probable cyclin-dependent serine/threonine-protein kinase DDB_G0278487, whose amino-acid sequence MEQEEGLNQKLLVIQEEFERKLQEERQRSHEEKEAMRQQLFLEEKKFQKVLDEEKQKYNEKILQKEELMKHQLVVKEENFNRMLADVHQRWERTAQTWVQMNEELEHKINESQRFRQHEEAKNKEEIQRLSEAILQLELQVSKKQKKKSFCGWIWKKMRFWKK is encoded by the exons atggagcaggaggaaggcctgaatcagaagctccttgtgatccaggaggaatttgaaaggaagctgcaggaagaaaggcaaagatctcatgaagagaaagaggccatgaggcagcagctctttctggaagaaaaaaagttccAGAAAGTACttgatgaagagaaacaaaaatataatgaaAAGATCTTGCAAAAGGAAGAGTTGATGAAGCATCAGCTGGTGGTTAAAGAAGAGAATTTTAacaggatgctggctgatgttcatcagcggtgggagaggaccgctcagacatgggtccagatgaacgaagagctggagcacaagatcAACGAGAGCCAACGTTTCAGGCAACATGAGGAGgcaaagaacaaagaggagatccagaggctctctgaagcgatcctccaacttgag cttcaagtatcaaagaagcagaagaaaaaaagcttctgtggatggatctggaaaaagatgaggttctggaaaaaataa